cccttcaactttgaatgtgcacaaatagacacttaaacttatatgaagttgaacaaatagacacacatgtcctacatatcattttacatgtcattttttgtcctacgtagtgtcctacgtgtattttgtcatgtagaactcatgtgtttatttatttaaaaagttggatagttaaagtatcTATTTgtgaattataaaaattaaaggtcaaagtcaaaatttaaagttaaatttaggatccaatatatgtattatgcacaaaatatatatacagagagagaaaataagaaagagGATATTTTGTGTAAAATGTTACTCTGAAAGACTTTGAGAAACATAATAATTGTAAGGCCATGTGTAAAGAGTAAAGTGCTATATTTCACTTTCCACTTTTTGACAAGACCCATTGTGaatataacatgaaaaaaaaatcattcatgcttttataaaagaaaagatttttttatttaaaaaaaagcgTAAATGAgtatcataaaatataattagattccttcacatataattaaaaatattaaattggagtaaaaaaaaataaaaccaaaatacTAAACCTAAAGTGTTTTCGCGGAcaccatttatttttctttttaaccaatatttgttcatttttagttatttctaattttattatatatagaatattcttttatattctctccgtttattttaattgtctatgATTTTCttagaattaaattataaaaattttaattaacagTTTAcgatatattattttaataatatagatatgaaaaaaatacaatttataatactttttgtttcaaatatcgaattaaattaatctaatttaatattagaaaataGTCAAAAATTGGCTTTTGAAAAGCAAAATACGACGCATGAAAAATGGAGGGAAGGAGTACAAACCTCAGTATCAAGATCAGAAGAAgaatgagaagaagaagaaggagaagcaGTAATCAAAGTATTGAATGAAATTGATCCATGATTTCTCACATTTAATGGTTGAAGCCCAAGTGGCCAACCTTCATCCTGCAATCCATCATATCATCAAAACTcacaatcaataaataaaaaaaaaatacactaaGAAGAAATATGCTACTTCATTTTGATGTTAATGAGGGGAAAAAGAATATCATTACGACTTATAGTCTAGTAGCATCAGTAAAAGTCATTTATATACTTCGATTGCCATAATGTCGGTTTATGTCTAGTAGTATCGATGAAAATCATTATACAATAGATGTAAGTTCGATTCTCACTATTACGAACTTACAGTCTAGTAGCATCGATAAGAATCATTATATAATAGGTGTTAGTTCGATTCGAAATTGATTTCCTTCTCatcccccaccccacccccacccatATGTAATGGAATAgaacaaaaattgaagaaaaggaGTATACCTGTTGAGCCATGGATTCCCTTGATTGTTGATTTGAAGAGAGATTCATTGATGGATTTAAAGATTAACTAAAAATTANNNNNNNNNNNNNNNNNNNNNNNNNNNNNNNNNNNNNNNNNNNNNNNNNNNNNNNNNNNNNNNNNNNNNNNNNNNNNNNNNNNNNNNNNNNNNNNNNNNNNNNNNNNNNNNNNNNNNNNNNNNNNNNNNNNNNNNNNNNNNNNNNNNNNNNNNNNNNNNNNNNNNNNNNNNNNNNNNNNNNNNNNNNNNNNNNNNNNNNNNNNNNNNNNNNNNNNNNNNNNNNNNNNNNNNNNNNNNNNNNNNNNNNNNNNNNNNNNNNNNNNNNNNNNNNNNNNNNNNNNNNNNNNNNNNNNNNNNNNNNNNNNNNNNNNNNNNNNNNNNNNNNNNNNNNNNNNNNNNNNNNNNNNNNNNNNNNNNNNNNNNNNNNNNNNNggggggggggggggggggataatgagagtgaaaaataattaattgtcaaCTTCATAAGTTTAGTTTATATCCTTTCTTTCTCTGAATGAACAACAAAAGATAGAAAATAGAAGTATTTATACAAGAATGTGGTGGCACTGAGAATTAATAATAGTAGCATCTTccaaagaaaaataagtttgGATAGTACGACTGTTTCACCCTTAATCAGAgatattgggttcaagtccaaagtatgaaaaaaaaaccTTGTTGGGATCGGCATCCTCAAATAAGCGTGATTCAAATTTGATCAAGATTCCAATGCAAGTATCAGACACCAATCAGAAaccagaaagaaaaaataaaagaattgtaTAACATCTGTATTTTgcaagtatttatttttttaatggataACCTTATATGTAACTTAAATTTTTTCCCTTTCAAATATCTATTATTTGTGATTTTTCGTACATCTCAATTATTTCATTAACATGGACAGATGAAATTTGAATTCTCTCATCAAGTGCTTGTTGTCTCCTCATAGCATAATTGTCGATTAATTTTTTCTGCTAAAGcttaaaatatatagaaaaaaaacatttaatttaaactCTAATCTTCATTATTTGTGTCAATTTCGTTAATTATTAGGTCATACcttcatgaattttatttatatgatgataaacCATACATAGTTGCAAAGCTTTTTGGTTGAACCCCATCAGTCGCTGGTAAAGGATAAAGGGCCATCATAATTCATAGCTAAAAAGTCTTTACATTTGCTGTCAAGGTCTAGTTATCTGTCCTTTTTCTCCCAATTTAAGACTAATTATGATTGGCTAAACTCACATAGTCAAAGTTGACATACTAAGTGAGAAAATTTAATAGAAGTTTAACGTAGTATTAGTTCAAAGTAAAGCATCCAAGAAAATAATTGTCAATCATGTAATGTTTCGAAGAgttgcaaaataaataaatacattaaaagctTAGCCCATATACTAAAGAAAAATTTATCCGCACTcgctatttatatataaatatctaatttaatttttaataagataacaatttatccaaatattcatatcaaaTATTGATTTGAGGTAAATATCTCGTGTAGAAAAATCTTTAATATGATCTGCATTTCTTCAATAGACATTTCAAGTGCATTTCACAACGAAAATAGTGAGTATTTGGAAAAACTACTtttgttttcaaagagaaaaatgatattataaCCATGAATACTAATAAgagaagtttttttaatttttgtgagttttggagttaaaaaattccaaaattcaacttcaagttgaatttcactaaattgtttTCCGAAAGAAAGGAGATTGATTATAAGGTGGAAAAATCGAACTTTCATCAACAAAATGAAAGTTCACATACTCAATCAACTAAGGTACTAAATTCTTATGTCAGAGTTCAACTCCGAGAAATAAGTAAAAGAACTTCGTTACCAAAGGCCCAAAGTCATTTTTAAGAGAAGTTACTATGGGGCAAATAAATCAGAGTCTTCAAGTACGGCGATGTCAACGGAGATCATTAATAGGAGTGTCACCAtctcaataatataatatacacaATACTCGAAATATACGTCTAAATTAACAAGAGCAAGTGTCGGTGTGTCAGATCTAAAAAACTATTCTGCCACAGTGCCATAGCCCATAAGGACCTTTTTTGTCCATTTTCACGTTGCCACTAAAGAAACAATGTGACAATTTGGATCAAAAGGTGAAGGTATGGTTCTGATGAAGACAAGCTAACTGTCAATTTATGGTATATAATGCCAAATAAGAATGTCATTTCATAGAAATCGGACATGGAAAAGTGTAGTTATAAAATTTGGAAGTTCATGCTGCTGCCTGGTGTATTATTGCACACAGGCCAGCATGTTGAAAGTAGGTATCATATCAAGGAAAGaataaacaacaacatattcGATGTAATCCCGCAACTCTTGGGAGGGTAGGATGTACATATGCAGACCTTTGGAAGACCTTACTCAACTCATAAAACGAGGAAGATAAACAAAACAATTGAAGTAACATGTAGGAGTCAAAATGAAGGATAAGATACTAGATGAACTACTAAAGATGTTACAAGTCGAGGTTCATGGTTGGCTTTAATGTTACAAGCACACAGGGAGTGTACTACAGTATATACGCGACTTCTTTCTATACTTGATTCCATGACTTTTAATATAACCCAATCTCAATTTTGGCTGTGAATTCTCCTCTTGGTCAATGGAACTGCAAATGACTTAGATATAGAGTACGTTATGGAGTACTTACTGTAGGATTGTTTTACCCATTACTACTCTGGCCCATACCAGGTCGATATTCTCCAATTCCAAGCAAGTCCTGTAAATTTTTAATTGGGTTGCTTAACAAACTAATTTACAATAGTAGAGAACTGATTCTTATAGAAAGGAACAAATTATCCAGACAGCAGAAAGTGAATAGTACAAAAAGAGATGACTGGCAAGAACAAGAACAGGTGTTAGTAGTATGCCACGGACCATGCATTTTCAATAAGCAAAATGCATGTATGTTTGGTGGAAAAGAACACTGATAAAAGACTACCATATTCTTCTTCCTATGGGGATTTCAGTGTCAAATTCATGAATGGATTTTTGTGCTTAACAAAATCCCAAAAACTAGCTCATGAGGGGAGAATTACTCAAGACCTTACAAGGAGACAATGGCTCATTTCCTTCACCAATATGGGTCACAAAGTAACCCCTTCCAACAATGCTCAAGATTGGACATATGGTGCGTGGACAATATGATTACAAGAACATGAATGGGACAGGCTCTTATGTCATGTTGAGGATGGACCCTGAGCCTAATCAACCCAAATACTAGTTCAAGAGGTAAAAATAAGGAGACAACAACTCATTTCCTCCACTAATGTGAGACACAGTAGCTTGTTATTTGAATAATACTTGTACAGAATAAAGTAGTTGCAGGAATTTCATATTTGTTAGGATGAACTACAGAAAAAATGAGCCAGACAGGAGATAATCTGACTCTAGAAATAGTgctggggttagcacattaaaaTCAACTGAAGAGCAAGAATATACGTACATCCATCTGCATATACAAGTACAGCTATGACAGTATCCGGCCTAGATAGCATCACGAGGGCCCAAAACACAAGTGTGCCTCAAAACAGTTTTATTACTCTTAATTGCTCTATGCACcttatataaaagaaacaacacaCCCTACTCACAAAGAACAATTTGTCACGTAAGAAGGCACAAGCTGCATTGGCTGGCAATTAAGCCTAAAGTCATTAATGAAACAAACACTCCACTAACAGATTAAGCAATGAGCAAGAGTGAATGAACAAATTGAATTTAACGAGAATAAGTAACTCATCTTTTATGGTTTCCTATGGAAGGAAATATATGTACCTGGCATGCTTTATTTTTGGCTCTGGTTTCTGCTGTGCTGGGAATGTCATGATTTGGTTTTAGAAACTTCTTCTCCCGCCGCTCACATGATCCCCATCCATCTGAGAACCTACCACCCCTACCAATGaaacaaaagaaagggaaagatGGAATAAGATGAAAAAAAGTCTAGCATAGCAACACATTTGGATAGGAATAGTTGGTGAACCAAAAGAACATACTGCATGTGTGCCCGAACTATAAATTCAGCACGCAGGACATTACGGTTGTCATCAAACTCAATGGTCTTGTCTTTAATTTCATATGATAGATTGAAGTAAAAAGATATCTTCCTCCAACCTGCACAAAAATTTGATTTCGTTCATGCAGTTTAACTGAGAGTAGAAGAAACCAATGACCAAAGTCTATTAACATACCAGTTTTTTTTATGAAGGGATGTCCAGAAATCATAGTGTAGTCAGATTTCTCCAGAATCTGTGAAATGTTTAATTACTTAAGCCCTGATGAAATCACATTCAAgtatacaaaaaatattcatgataAAACAACAGCTGTAATTGCTATAAACGTTAACAAAAACTGACTGGTAGTGTAGTTCTATTTATCTTGAAGGGGACTTGTAACAAGTTATTCTAGAAAAGGTGCAGACATTGCTCAGATTTCGAGAGATCGTCAAGTTTTGCCTGGACATTTAATGATTTTTCTCACTGATTTGCTGATGCAATTTAAGCACAAAATTCTGATTCCTCATCAATTCCTAGTAATTATCCATACTTTCTCTTCATCATCTTTCCTTCAGTTGCTACCAAACAAAGTTTGTTTAAGAGGCTGAAGTACTTCCATTACcattaaaaaattgagagaTACATTTCTTCTGATGGCAAAAGAAGCATAATGTTCAATGAGGAAATTAGACAAGTGACAAGTCTGTCACCAAGATAGCAATAATGGGAAAATGGGAACGAAACCTTACAAATTTACGAATAGCATACATCTTACTCGCGTCCTTAATGCAAAATAGGTGAAGATGAGGATTACAAATGAGTAGACACAATAACTTGGAGAGCTTCCTCTTCAAGTGCACTAAAGTAGCTCAAAGAACAGAAAGCAAAGTTACAACTGACATCTACATTGAGAAAGAGGCTAGTATGGACTGAATCAAAAAATTGAGCTCGCATAACAACAGGTAATATACCAAATTCATATCAAATTTCAGATCGAAAAGCATCATTTATCATGCCAAAACACTCTGCTGTGCAGCTCTTAAGCAATTTGGATACAATTATACCTAACATTTGGCTAAACTATTGATAAACGTACTATCTAATGCTGGAAATATGACATAGTACAGTGAAAATTGATCAATTTACCGCCATCGCTGCATTTTGATACTCCTTGAACAGAGAAACGGATGGAAATGGACCAGCCAAGCTATGCCTAACGACACCATCTCTATCCTCACGCTGTCCATGACTCATTGTAGCCACCGGCGAACACTCCGAGACTATCGGACTGTTATACCTGTTATCATACTCCATCACCCGAGCCGGAGACCTCGTCACCGGCGACGAATAACTCATCACAGACGGATCTCTCTGCACGTGCTTAACTACCGCCATCGGATTCGGACTCGTCCTGCTCAGTCCCGAAACGCTGTTAGAATCTGACCTGGACATTTTCTGCGGCCGGTGATTTAGTACCTCTCCGTTATGGTGATGATTTTGGAAGTTTCTAGGGGTTTTGCCTAGCCTAGATTGTGGAGAAGTATTTGAGCTAGGAAAAGGCCTAATTGGAGAGTGATTGTCAGGTAGCGGTTTACTGTACTTAGTGACGGCGGTGGTGGAGGAGGCGGCAGCGGCGGCGGAATCAATTACCGCCCATAATGCAGCGTCGTCTAAATCCTTATCGTCGATAGCATAATTGATCGGagaatccatttttttttcttcttcagagAAGTAAAGCTTTCTCCAGAAGTTTGTGCTCAACTTTGCGGATTTGGAAATGTGAATCAATGGAACCTTACCGCCTAGTGcctaaattcaaatttaaaagagCTTATACTTGTCGTTTCGATTTACGTGacatttatcatattttgagatttaaataaatttttctttgacGTTATTACAATTTTTCTCTAGTTGTGTCTTTCTTCGTTTATAACACACTTTATTTCCTCATTGACCTAAGTGCTTAAAACCACAACGGATCTTAGAGTTTGTTTGCATTTTGATAGCACGTCATAGTTTTTGAACATCTCTAGTTATTGTTGTTACAGGAAAGGAGCCTCAGAGCAACGGTAAAGTTATCTCTGTGTGATTTACAGGTCACGAGTTTGTGCCTAGGAAGCAATCATTGCATTAGAATAGACTGTCTACATCCTGTGCCAATGAAATTTCTCATGTATTCGATATTTGTTAACACTTGTAATGAAAACAAAGCTTTGCATAATGCTAGTTAAAATGCTCAATTTGTTGGAACATTGAACACTATGATCTCTACTTGGTCTTTTCTAATGTAAATGgtactaagaagaaaaaaaaaaggttaccTGTTTCTGCATTTACTTATCAAACAACGGGAAGCCGATGGCTTCAGCCTTGTTCAGTGTAACGTGAGCTCGTCTAAGTCTTAAACAACTAAATATTACAGAAAAATGTTAAGGCGAGAACAGAATATTATCGATTTGATTCCTAACAACAAAATTATGTCAGGTCTCTAAAGAGATTCGTTTGACGTCCAGCTTTCAGTGGTAGcccaaaattttgataaattctgatttcacctcctaaACTTGCTGTCACAATTACCATCCCCCATGCTGTTGCTTGTATAACATTGCTCCCGTGGCTATTACTACCATCCTGAGACCAAGACGAGGACCAAGATTGTGATCGGGAGCTGCTGGATGCAGATATAGAAGGTGAATCACCAAACCTATTTGACGAAGAGCCTGATGCAAATGATTCTCCGTGACCATTACCAGAATCTGTACGAGAGATTTGAGCTAAGTCTTCCTCTTCATGACTACTTTGAACTCTCTCCAATGTATTAGTTTTGTTAGGTAGAGGTGGCGTATGCCTTTTACTATTTGCCACATCCGAGTTTTCTTTTGTAGGAGAGCCTCCGTTAGGATACTGGGGTGGGAGGAAACGTTTCGAATGCCTTTTTGAATGCATCTCTACAAGTGGTGCCTCATTCTTTACACTACCTAGCCATGGTATGGCAACTGAAACATCTTTACACTGAAATCGCTCGTGAGCTTGAACTGAGATTGAAGTTCTAACTTTTCGCCTGGGGCTCCTAGGCTCCTCCCTCTTCCATATGTACACATGAGAGTCTTCACTTGCACTTATAACATACTTCCCGTCTGAACTAAACGAAGCTGCAATTTGGCTACTTGTGTTTCGGAAACCTGATGCCACCACAAAATAGATCATTCGGTTTAGTAAACACATGGATGTTGTTTTGAACTCTCGAAAAGAGTGTATATAATAGAGAACGTACCTCTAAACTTATAGATCATATCTGATCCGTCAAAAATTCTGATACGAGAATCAGCTGAAGTTATAAGTACTTCTGATGGATTCCACGGAGCAAACTGGGAATAAATGTGTTCAGTTTCCAATATATCTTGAAGAAAAAGACACATTAGCTATAGAAGAGAGAACTACCTGTAAACCAGTGACCTTCTTGAGTTGAGAATTCTTCTTAGGTTGAATTTCGATATTGTCTTTTTGTTCCAGTTTGCAGTCTGAACAATAAATACACATTGGAAATCAGCTACTGTTTCCGCGGGGTAactatcaatttaaaaaaaagatggtTTGTAATGCATTACATACCAGAAGTATTGTACATACGACAGCTTCCTTTATGTGATCCTATTAAAGCACCCttcaagaatgaaaaaaaaaacgaagAATTCATTGCTACTGTCAACATTACTTGAACATGATCTATTCTATAAGCTCGTATCACTGTATCCTTGAATTCTAAGGATACAATTTTACATTACTTGTATTATGGCTCGTGTTAGGCGTAAGCTTTAGTCTAGTGAATGTTCCAATATAATACAAGTAAAATAGACATTTCTACCTGGCCATCAGGGGTGAAGCAAGTAGCAGTAACCATTTCATGAAGATCAGTCCAATCTACAACTTTTCGATCAGGTATATTCCAAATCCGAACCTTTGCATCCAGAGAACCGCTGATGAAGTAGTCATCGTCCATTGGATTGATCTGTATGCAAGTTACTGCCAGACCATAAGCTCATCAGAAGCAAATAACGCGAAGGAATCATCATATTCAAGTCTATATTGACTATCTATAAATGAAATTTGGCATCTCACCATAGTCATTGTGCGCGAACATTTTTAAGCAACTTTGAGTCTCAACATCCCATAGCCGGACAGTCTTGTCAATCGACGATGACAGCAGTTGCTGCATCCAAGTTTCACATTCCATGTTATGTATGTTTAAAACATGATAGTAGATATTATTCGATTTGTTTTCAGTAAACAACGCGGTTTTTATGCTAGTTAACTGAAATGAAAGTGGAGGAAACTAACCTGAGATCTTGACCAAGACAAGTCCAAGACATCATCCTGATGACCTTTAAGAGTGTATATTGGTTTCTCCGAAAGAGCAAAAACAGTTTCTGGTACGTTGACATACTCCGGAACTGAGTTGCCCTTTTTCTTATGTGATACTTTCcctttcttccttctttctgATGTACTATGTCCAGTCTCCGGAAGAGGAGGCCGGTCTGAATTAGACCTAGTAATTGGATGAACAGGGGAGGCACTGAATGAACCACTCGTTGGATGATTAGGCGATGCATTTGCAGAACCTCCCATTGTACCACCAACAGAGTTTAGATCATTAGTTACTTCCAATTCTTGCACTTCCCATATATGAATCAATGTATCTTCTCCTGCTGTTGCTAGATAATGTGCATCCGAGCTGAATCTTATCGTCCATATTGAACCCTCGTGAGCATGGATTTCTTGGCTTAAATGCAACGCTGTGAATTCTTTGCACGACTTCCCATGCTGACGGACTTTAATCCATTTCGAGGAGTTCTTATTCTGTTTCTGATGTTCCTCAGGTACAGCTTGTTCGCGTTCTTTATCAATAATTTTTCCACTCATACTATGTGCTACTCCTTTTATGTTCTTCAAAAGAGCAACTCCCCTTCTCTTACTATTCCTAAAACTCTTACTAAGATATGAATTCGCGTTTAGCTTCCTATCATCATCGTGACTTCTTGATCCATTTACTCGCCTCATCAGCTCCTTCACAACAGGTGAATGTCCCACATGTTTTTCAAATTCATCCATAGTAAGTTGTTTCCCTGTCTGAATATCACTCAACTTATTCCACATTCCGTTTTCATTACTCTCTTTGACGATAAACTCCTTCCCCGTGTCCAAATTCTTTATCaagaaaaaagaagcaaatCCCACATCAGGATTCCCATTTGAGAACAAATCACTCCCATTTTGCATCAACGATCTGTTTTTTGTTGGCGACATTCTAACAGAAGCTGTTAATTGACATGTACCTATACTCGGTGCTAAAACACCAGAAAACGTCCTTGTTAGACGTTGTTTAGAAATGTCACCAATCAAAtcatctttccttttctttgtaTTTACAGAAAAGTATTGTATATCTCCATCTGATCTCGACCTTACCAACTTAATCGGTTGTATAGTTACAGGCTCACGTTCTTGATTTAATCCTTTTACACGAGAAGAGTCATTCGTCTTAGTTGATTTCGTGTCTTTGATTTTCTCAACTTTCCTTGAAATAGCTCTAACAATCTTTGCACTTTTCAACTTGAGAAGGTCCTTATTGCTTGACAATCCCATACCTTGTAAGAGGCGTTTACGACGTTCCTTAATATCCCCTGGTTCAGCCATCCACATTCCATAGTCAGCGCTGCTAAATGAATGATCAGAAACTGTTTCGATTTCAATTCCTTGGAATTTCTTGATGGATGCTGATGAAAGAGTCGAAACAAAGGAGAGACGACTGTCCTCGTATTCATTATCATCATCGTCTGATCCTGAGGATCCTAAGTCAAGAGGAATGGCTGTGGAGAGACGATCACGAGACTCAAAGAAGTTGTCATCGTCATCTTGATCGTCTCCAAGACCATCCCAGCTCATCGTTAACGTTCTCCGATGATCCATCGTAGCACATTGAGAACAAAAAGAGAatataatcaatgaaaaatgatcAAAGAAACTTGTGTTTTTGTGTTGTGTTGTGTTGTTTGTTTGTTCTCTAAAGGgaggaaagagagaaaaataaaacagaCAAGTggaagagagaaaaataagGTAAGAAAGACTCTTGTGAATGtcttactttattttaaaaaaatattttctataggTTATCACATTTTTGTGGTTATCACTCGAGTCGATGGTCATTCGAAAATAGTCTTTTCGCCTCCATAACAGTGGCGAAATCAGAAATTTCACCAAGGGTGTCCGAGTGCGTGCTAACACACAAACACTTTAAGTTTGTGTGTCTTTACTCTTTCAAGGCGCTTGAAACCAACCGACTACATCATATTGTTATTTCAAGAGTgtccaaaatatattatttcgcCACTTTGCTTATCATTTTGCTtgtatatatagaatataatttTCCGACGAAGGAAACCTGACAAAAGGGTAGCTACGCCACCGCTCCATACGATAAAGGTATGGTATGCATACACATTACTCTTTCTAAACTCTATTAGTGGATTACGCCGGATATGTTGCTGTTATAACTATTGATTTTAAATTACAATGTGATATATTTAAACTTACAAGattaaagaacataaatatttttaatttaaaacagtaattattatcattttttttttattttcttaaagttcGTATGAAGTTAAAATTGAGAGAAATAGATTGGAAGGAAGTATTACATCTCCTCACGTTGGCGTTTAGGTTTATCATGTCTCtgcatttgttgatttttttttgtttttaaatttctgACATTCTTTTTATTCCTAACCAATCataaatcatttattaatttattttatgatgtgCCTAAGATATGAAGAATTGGAAGGTCGTGTattaaaaaagttttatttaattttctaatctttTGGAATATATTTTTTGGTACTATAATTCTGGCAACAAACTTGTTGGTAAGTTATGTAGGCAATAAttgtattattaataataaattaataaaatacagTGTTTGAAGCCACAATTTGTACCACGAATTATTTGCATGTATAATAaagtttatgaattatgattatagC
The nucleotide sequence above comes from Solanum pennellii chromosome 9, SPENNV200. Encoded proteins:
- the LOC107029852 gene encoding WD repeat-containing protein 44; its protein translation is MDHRRTLTMSWDGLGDDQDDDDNFFESRDRLSTAIPLDLGSSGSDDDDNEYEDSRLSFVSTLSSASIKKFQGIEIETVSDHSFSSADYGMWMAEPGDIKERRKRLLQGMGLSSNKDLLKLKSAKIVRAISRKVEKIKDTKSTKTNDSSRVKGLNQEREPVTIQPIKLVRSRSDGDIQYFSVNTKKRKDDLIGDISKQRLTRTFSGVLAPSIGTCQLTASVRMSPTKNRSLMQNGSDLFSNGNPDVGFASFFLIKNLDTGKEFIVKESNENGMWNKLSDIQTGKQLTMDEFEKHVGHSPVVKELMRRVNGSRSHDDDRKLNANSYLSKSFRNSKRRGVALLKNIKGVAHSMSGKIIDKEREQAVPEEHQKQNKNSSKWIKVRQHGKSCKEFTALHLSQEIHAHEGSIWTIRFSSDAHYLATAGEDTLIHIWEVQELEVTNDLNSVGGTMGGSANASPNHPTSGSFSASPVHPITRSNSDRPPLPETGHSTSERRKKGKVSHKKKGNSVPEYVNVPETVFALSEKPIYTLKGHQDDVLDLSWSRSQQLLSSSIDKTVRLWDVETQSCLKMFAHNDYVTCIQINPMDDDYFISGSLDAKVRIWNIPDRKVVDWTDLHEMVTATCFTPDGQGALIGSHKGSCRMYNTSDCKLEQKDNIEIQPKKNSQLKKVTGLQFAPWNPSEVLITSADSRIRIFDGSDMIYKFRGFRNTSSQIAASFSSDGKYVISASEDSHVYIWKREEPRSPRRKVRTSISVQAHERFQCKDVSVAIPWLGSVKNEAPLVEMHSKRHSKRFLPPQYPNGGSPTKENSDVANSKRHTPPLPNKTNTLERVQSSHEEEDLAQISRTDSGNGHGESFASGSSSNRFGDSPSISASSSSRSQSWSSSWSQDGSNSHGSNVIQATAWGMVIVTASLGGEIRIYQNFGLPLKAGRQTNLFRDLT
- the LOC107029826 gene encoding uncharacterized protein LOC107029826; the protein is MDSPINYAIDDKDLDDAALWAVIDSAAAAASSTTAVTKYSKPLPDNHSPIRPFPSSNTSPQSRLGKTPRNFQNHHHNGEVLNHRPQKMSRSDSNSVSGLSRTSPNPMAVVKHVQRDPSVMSYSSPVTRSPARVMEYDNRYNSPIVSECSPVATMSHGQREDRDGVVRHSLAGPFPSVSLFKEYQNAAMAILEKSDYTMISGHPFIKKTGWRKISFYFNLSYEIKDKTIEFDDNRNVLRAEFIVRAHMQGGRFSDGWGSCERREKKFLKPNHDIPSTAETRAKNKACQDLLGIGEYRPGMGQSSNG